In one window of Nicotiana tabacum cultivar K326 chromosome 12, ASM71507v2, whole genome shotgun sequence DNA:
- the LOC107766259 gene encoding uncharacterized protein LOC107766259 → MGNFTSCTVLPTIRNSKAARVVLPGGEIRQFREPIKAAELMLENPNNFLVNSSSLNIGRRFSALSADEDLEYGNVYIMFPMKRVNSVVTASDMTVLLLAANSAAKRISGGNVKISPEVSAPVPESTPENNAAGGRSLDGVEGFPVEQELKYRLSCRSRKPSLATILEEPVCSR, encoded by the coding sequence ATGGGAAACTTTACTTCATGTACTGTTTTACCAACGATAAGGAATTCAAAAGCAGCCAGAGTTGTTCTACCAGGAGGAGAAATCAGACAATTTCGTGAACCAATAAAAGCAGCAGAACTCATGTTAGAGAATCCAAATAATTTCTTAGTGAATTCAAGTTCGTTAAATATTGGTCGTAGATTTTCAGCTTTGTCTGCCGATGAAGATTTGGAGTATGGGAATGTTTATATTATGTTTCCAATGAAGAGAGTGAATTCAGTTGTGACAGCTTCTGATATGACTGTGCTTTTATTGGCTGCTAATTCTGCTGCTAAGAGAATTTCTGGTGGAAATGTTAAGATTTCGCCGGAGGTTTCAGCACCGGTGCCGGAGTCAACACCGGAAAATAATGCCGCCGGTGGCCGGAGTTTGGATGGGGTTGAAGGGTTTCCGGTGGAACAAGAGTTGAAGTATAGGTTGTCTTGTAGATCAAGGAAACCTTCGTTGGCGACTATTTTGGAAGAACCAGTTTGTTCTAGATGA